The Spirosoma sp. SC4-14 DNA window CACCCCCATTGGCCTTAAAGTGCGGAATGGTAGCGTAGAGGCAGTTATAGACACCCTTTACATTTATACGAAAAATTCGATCAAAATCAGCTTCCGACGTTGTGTCGGCCTGCCCAACATGAGCCACTCCCGCATTATTCACCAGAATATGAATCGGTCCCTGTTCTGCAATCTGATTAATCAACGCCACTACCTGAGCCTGATCCGATACATCGACGGTATGGGCTTGTACCTTACCTCCCGACTCCGTAATATCGCTAACAACCTGTTGTGCCAGTTCCTGATTAATTTCCAGAATGTGAACGGTTGCCCCTGCATCGGCAAACGTTTGAGTAATGGCCAGCCCAATGCCACTGGCTCCGCCCGTTACAAGGGCTGTTTTATTGTCGAGTGAGAACATTTTCAATTTGTGATTGAGCGAATGAGTGATTGAGCGATAGCGTTATTCACTCAACCATTCACAACTTATAAAGAAACACCCCGTTTCCAGGGGATAAAATCGTCTTGTCCGAGCCGTTCGGCCTGGGTAATTTCGTCGCCAGAAGCCAGGTGGATAATATACTCCAGTAGTGCATTGGCATTTTGTTCGATCGTTTGCTGTCCATCGACAATCGGGCCACTGTCGAAATCGATCACATCAGGCATCCGGTTTTTGAGGGCCGTATTGGTCGAGATTTTAACGACTGGGCTAACCGGATTACCGGTTGGTGTGCCAAGCCCTGTAGTAAACAAAATAACGTTCGTTCCCGAACCAGCCATACCTGTAGTAGCTTCAACATCATTGCCGGGAGTACAGAGCAGGTTCAGGCCGGGCGTGGTTACGGGTTCGGCATAATCCAGCACATCGGCAACGGGTGCTGTTCCGCCTTTTTTAGCCGCTCCAGCCGATTTAATGGCATCGGTAATTAAGCCGTCTTTGATATTTCCGGGCGACGGGTTCATATCGAAACCCGACCCAACGGCTTCGGCCTGTGCCGAATAGGTGCCCATCAGATCGATAAACTTCTGCGCTTTTGCCTCTTCGAGGGTGCGGTTGATCAGTTCCTGCTCTACCCCGTTCAGTTCCGGAAATTCGGCCAGTACGGTTTTACCGCCCAATTCAACGATAATATCCGACAGGTGCCCAATAGCCGGATTCGCCGAAATGCCCGAAAAGCCATCGGAGCCACCACATTTAAGGCCAACCGTCAGAGCGCTCAGGGGAGCGGGCTGCCGCTCTAGTTTATTGACTTCGACAAGGCCCAAAAAGGTTTCCTTTACGGCCTGCGACATCAGTGCATACTCGGTTCCAGCCTGCTGTTCGAATAACAACAATGGCTTGTCGAACTTTGGATTCTGACGTTTTATTTCTGCCGAAATCATATCGACCTGCAAATGCTGACAGCCCAGGCTCAGCACCGTAGCACCGGCCACATTAGGGTTGTTAATAAACCCCGCCAGCAGCGAGCACAGGTAAGCAGAATCCTGCCGAGTACCGCCACACCCCATTTCATGGGTCAGGAACTTGATGCCATCAATGTTTCTGAAAGGCCGACTGGACTGCTGGCGCGTATGGTTCAGCGTTTTGTTCTGCGATTCGTCGACAAACGGTTCCATCTTTTTGATGGTGCTCAAGTCGCCAGCCCGATACAGGCTCAACAGCTCGTGTACCTGCTCGCGATAGGTTTCGGGCTGCGCATAGCCCAGTTCCCGTTCGAAAGCGTCTTTCAGAATCAGCACATTCCGGTTCTCGCAAAACACCAGCGGCACCACCAGCCAGTAATTTCGTGTACCTACACTGCCATCGGCCCGGTGATAACCCATAAACGTACGTCCCTGCCACATCGAAACATTGGGTGGTTGCCACGAATACGGTTGTTTTTTATCGAGCCCATAACGATCGGCATCATGTTTCAGATTAAAGGTAGTGATGGGCTCACCCCGACGGATAGGTTGGGTTGCCTTTCCGACCAAAACACCATACATAATTATCGGATCGCCGATCTGCCGGTCTTCCGTTACAAATTTGTGTTTGGCTCCAACGGCATAAGGAAGCTCATAGACGGTATTCTCAAACTCAATTTGTTCACCAGCCGACAGATTGCGAAGCGCAACAATAACATTATCGGCAGGGTGAACTTTAAGCACACGGGCAGACATCAGAAAAGTTATTTTTTAACTGTAAGAGACGCAAGACTCCGAAATATACCACCCTTTCCTAAAAAACTTTGTACTCTTCTATTGCGAATGTGCGCATCAATCCCAAGTTTTGGCCTCTGATTTATTCCTTTCCAATGTCCCTTCCTTCTACAGCAAGTCAAACCGCCTTTCCGGCAGGTCGCCTGATGTCCATGGATGCCTATCGTGGCTTCGTTATGACGTTAATGGCAGCCGAACTACTGAGTTTTCATCGGCTACACGAGGCCTTCCCCAATAGTTCGTTCTGGGCTTTTCTGGCTCATCATCAAAGCCATGTCGAATGGGCTGGCTGTTCCTTACACGACCTTATTCAGCCGTCATTTTCGTTTCTGGTTGGCGTCGCCCTGCCTTATTCCATCGCAAGTCGCGCCAGGTTGGGGCAATCCTTCACTGTGCAGTTCGGCCACGCGCTACGGCGATCATTGATTCTTATTCTGCTGGGCATTTTTCTGCGCTCTACCCACGCCGAACAAACCTACTTCACCTTTGAAGATACGCTAACCCAAATTGGCCTCGGCTATCCGTTTTTGTTTCTACTTGGCCGAACCTCGTCCCGAACAACCTGGATTGCCTTTGGCCTGATTCTATTTGGTTACTGGCTGGCGTTTATTCTTTATCCGACGCCCGGTTCCGCCTTCGATTACGATCAGGTAGGCGTTTCGCCCGACTGGACTGAACATTACACGGGACTGATGGCGCATTTTAATAAGAACAGCAATCTGGCCTGGGCTTTTGACAAATGGTTTCTTAATTTGTTCCCGCGAAAAAGCCCATTTCTGTTCAACGGTGGGGGCTATGCTACGCTGAGTTTTATTCCCACACTTGGCACAATGCTGTTAGGGCTACAGGCCGGACGGTGGCTACGGTCGGGGTTATCGCAAGGCGACATCATCCGGCATTTTCTGATTGCCGGAGCCATTGGTATTGCTGGTGGAGTGCTGCTGCACGTAGCCGGTATTTGCCCCATTGTGAAACGAATCTGGACACCAGCCTGGGTTTTGTTCAGCGGTGGCTGGTGTTTCTGGCTATTGACCTTGTTTTATTACGTAATCGACGTAGCTGGCCGACGGGGCTGGGCTTTTCCGTTCGTGGTGGTGGGTATGAACTCTATTGCTATCTATTGCCTGGTTCATTTAATTGACCGTTTCATTATTAATTCTTTTTATACCCATCTCGGTCATGGTCCTTTCCTGATTTTTGGACCAGCTTATGAACAACTGCTAATTGGGGCTGCTACCCTTGCCGTGTTTTACCTGATTCTTTGGTGGATGTACCGCCGAAAACTCTTTATCCGAATTTGACTTATGCCGACGGCCAACATTCTGAACCTATTCGATCAAACCGTTTACTACGGCACCCTGACCGTCGAGAACGGCCGTATTGCTCGTGTTGAACGACTGGGTCCCGAACGACCAGACGAACCGTATATTCTACCCGGTTTTGTTGATGCACACGTTCACGTCGAAAGCTCATTACTAACCCCGCCCCAATTTGCCCGGCTGGCGGTTGTTCATGGCACCGTGGCTACGGTTTCCGATCCGCATGAGATCGGTAATGTGCTGGGCGTGGCTGGTGTCGAATACATGCTTCGAGAGGCCGAACGTGTGCCTTTCAAATTTATGTTTGGTGCTCCTTCGTGCGTTCCAGCTACCACCTTCGAAACCGCTGGAGCAACCATCGGCGTACGCGACGTACGTTACCTGCTGGGTTTGAAAGAGATTGGCTATCTGGCCGAGATGATGAATTTTCCGGGTGTTCTCCACGAAGATCCGGAAGTGATGGCCAAAATTGCCCTCGCCAATGCATTTAATAAACCCATCGATGGGCATGCTCCCGGCCTGACTGGCGCTGATGCTCAGCGCTATATCGATGCGGGTATCACTACCGATCACGAATGTTTTACCTACGAAGAAGGTCTCGACAAAGCCAGACGGGGCATGAACATTCTGATTCGGGAAGGAAGTGCTGCCCGTAATTTCGAGGCCCTGATTCCGCTCCTGGCCGAATTTCCAGAGCAAATCATGTTCTGTTCCGACGACAAACACCCCGACACACTGGCCATAGGCCACATTAATCAGCTTGTGCTGCGGGCATTAGCTAAAGGACACTCACTCTGGAACGTGTTGCGGGCCGCGTGCCTGAATCCGGTTTTGCACTATCGACTACCGGTTGGTCTACTCCGCGAAGGTGATACGGCCGATTATATTATCGTTGATAATCTACAAAACTTCCAGATCCGGCAAACAGTGATTGATGGTCAGATTGTAGCCGAAGATGGTCAATCCAACATTCCGGATTTGCGCAGTCAACACGTTAATCAATTTAACTGTGAGCCAAAGACAGCAGATGAATTTGCGGTGGTGGCAGAGGCTGGTTCAGATCAAATCAGGGTTATTGAAGCGCTGGACGGCCAATTGATTACCAACGAATTACAGCTAACCCCAAAGATCATCAATGGTCAGATCATTCCCGATCTGGAGCAGGATATTCTAAAGCTTGTGGTTGTCAATCGTTATCAGAATGTTCCACCGGCGGTGGCATTTATCAAAAACGTTGGGCTTAAACACGGAGCCATAGCCTCATCGGTCGGGCACGATTCGCACAACATTACGGCAGTTGGCTGCAACGATGAAAGTATTTGTCAGGCAATCAATCTGGTTATTGAAGCGAAAGGAGGGTTATCGGCGGTGGCAGGTACACCCCCCCATGAACACGATACCGAAATAATGAGTCGGCGGGCGTTTTTGCACCTGACCACTACTCCCGAAACTCAGTTACTCCCCCTGCCGGTTGCAGGTCTTATGACCGATACCGATGGTTACGATGTTGCGGCTCAATATGCAACTCTCGATCTATTTGCCAAACAGGAATTAGGCAGTACGTTGTCTGCACCTTTCATGACCCTATCCTTTATGGCGTTGTTGGTTATCCCGGCCTTAAAGTTGAGCGATAAGGGATTGTTTAATGGGAATGCGTTTACTTTTAGCCCTCTTCAAATTGTGAAATAAGGGCACAAAAAAATTTTATTTGCCATACCATTTTAAATTCAATTTATTATTAATATGTTTACACACTTCTTTCGAGTTCCTCAACCTATACCTACCTGCTCATGCCTCGTTCCCGCACGCAAAACGGACCTGACGACGAAACTCTCTGGAACCAGTTTCGCAACGGCGATGAAAATGCTTTCGCCCAGTTGTACCAAAATTATGTACAAACGCTCTACCATTACTGTGCCCATTTCGCCACAGATCGAGCTTTGATCAAAGATTGCATTCATGACCTGTTCGTGGAGCTCTGGAAACACCGTACAACCATTGGTCCGACAACTTCTGTACGCTTTTACCTGATGGCGTCTATCAAACGAAAACTGGTCCGCCATCTGACCGCCGAACAGAAGTTGATTAGCCAGGACGATGTATCGAACGGCCGGCGGGTTGGCGATACACTTCCGGGAGCGGATCCTTCTCACGAAAACTTACTCATTTCTTATGAAGAAGACTCCTATATGAATGATTGTCTGCATCAGGCTCTCGAAAAACTCCCTCGCCGTCAGCGCGAAGCTGTTCATCTCCGCTACTTCCAGAATATGAGTAACGAAGAGATTTCGACCCTCATGCAGATAAACATACAATCGGTATATAACCTTATTTTCGGCGCAATGAGCAACCTTAAGCGGTACATCACCCCCGAAAATGTATCCCTTTAACCCTATCAATACTTAACCCTGATTATTCCTAAACCTTTTCTGAAGACGGTAGCTGCGCAAGTGGCTACCGTTTTTTATGCGTAAATTCGCTGAATGAATACAGACTCAACGCCCCTACCCGAGCGGGTTCGACCGCGTACACTCAACGATATTATTGGTCAGCAGAAACTAATGGGACCCAACGGTGCGCTGCGCCGGGCGGTTGATGCCGGGCGACTACCCTCTATGATTCTGTGGGGACCGCCGGGAGTCGGGAAAACAACGATGGCTTTGTTGCTAGCCGAAGCGGTTAAAAGACCATTTATTGCACTGAGTGCCATCAATTCAGGAGTTAAGGAAATTCGCGATGTACTCAGCCGCCCATCCGGGATGTTTCCACCCGTTGTATTTATCGACGAAATTCATCGATTCAACAAAAGCCAGCAGGACGCTTTGCTGGGGGCTGTTGAAAAGGGACAGATTACACTCATAGGAGCCACCACCGAAAATCCCTCATTCGAAGTCAACAGCGCCCTGCTATCCCGTTGCCAGGTTTACATACTGGAAGCACTCAGTCGCGATGAGTTGATTCAGGTAGTTGACAGGGCTATCGCTCAGGATGCCTTTTTACAGTCGAAACAAATAAGCGTCGAATCGTATGACGCCTTACTTCGGCTGTCGGGCGGTGATGGGCGAAAGCTTCTGAATTTACTTGAGCTGGTCGCATCAGCGCATGTTTCGGCTGAGCCACTCATAATCACCGATGAAGGTGTAACAACGGTTGCTCAACAGAATATTGCTCGTTATGACAAATCGGGTGAGCAGCATTATGACATTATTTCTGCCTTTATCAAGTCGCTGCGCGGCTCCGACCCCAATGCAGCCCTGTATTGGATGGCCCGTATGATTGTTGCGGGTGAAGATCCGGTTTTCATTGCCCGACGAATGCTCATTTTGGCGTCGGAAGATATTGGTAATGCCAATCCAACGGCTATGATTATGGCATCGGAAGCGGTACAGGCCATTAAGGCAATTGGTATGCCCGAAGGGCGGATTATTCTGTCGCAGGTGGCTGTTTATCTGGCCACCTCACCCAAAAGCAACGCCAGTTACGTAGCCATCGACGATGCCATAGCGCTGGCCGAACAAACAGCCCATTTGCCGGTACCGCTACACCTGCGGAATGCCCCAACCAAACTCATGAAACAGATTGGTTATGGGAAAGAGTACCAGTATGCGCATTCGTATGAAGGCAATTTCGTGCAGCAGAATTTCTTGCCCGACGATCTGAAAGGACGTAAATTGTATGAACCGGGCCATAATACCCGCGAAGCTGAGATTCGACGCAATTTGCAGAAATGGTGGGGCGAGTGGTATGAGTATTGAGAAGAGTGCAATCAATGTTAGTAGTACACTTATTTCAAACGCTCCTGAATCAAGGCTACCAACTGATCAAATCGCTGATTCATTTCCTGTCGTAGCGCATCGACATTTGAATCAATTTTGGTGTCGAGTGACGCAATATGGTCTTGCGTAGCAGTCAAACTTTGCCGAACCTCAACGAAATTTTCATCGACGCGGGCAAAACGCTTATCAATCTCAACGAAGTTCTGCCGAACCTGAACCGTTAAATCAGCAACCCCTCTGGCTGCTAGTTCGGCATTTGAATCGGCTCGAATATCAATTGCCAAAATCTGACCATTCGACTCAATAAGTCGATCCGTTTTCTGAGCTACATCAGCCAATACAGGCTCTATCTGATCAAGACGTTTATCCGGTGTCATATCAGCAAATGTAGCCAAAAATTTATTTTTGGAGAATAATTTATGGTACTTAAATAGCTACCGAAAAAGTAAGGGGAGCGTTTAGCCTCAATCCTGGCAAATCCTGATCAATGGGTTACACGATGCCGTTAAGTGGCCTCCTGGCTCATCGGCGCAACCCATTAACAATTTTTACCAGCTATAATCTTAACAAGACAAGTGCTTAAAACGCTACGGGTTTCAGCCGCAGTCCGGCATCTTCGGGGAGGCCAAATACCAGATTCATATTCTGCACCGCCTGCCCCGACGCCCCTTTGGTCAGGTTGTCGATAACGCTCGTGATCAGTAGCTGCCCTTCGTGCAGTTCGAGATGGAGGAAGCATTTATTAGTGTTCACCACCTGCTTCACATCCACCGGCGACTCGCTGACGTGCGTAAACAGATGATCGGCATAAAAGTTTTTGTACAGTTCCTTTGCCTCTTCCCGAGTTCCCAAAAATGGAGTGTACACATTCGCCATAATTCCCCGTGTGAAGTCGCCACGGTAAGGAATGAAGTTAATCGCGTGATTAAAATCGGGGTCGAGCGCGGTCAGACTCTGCCGAATTTCGGCCAGATGCTGATGCGTAAAGGCTTTATAGATCGAGATATTGTTGTTGCGCCACGTAAAGCCGGTGGTCGGTACCAGCGCCTGCCCTGCCCCCGTACTGCCCGTAACGGCGCTGATCTGAATGGCCTCGTTCAGCAAACCGGCCTTAGCCAGCGGCAACAGGGCCAGTTGAATACTCGTCGCGAAACAACCCGGATTAGCCACCCGTGTAGCCTCCCGAATGCGGTCGCGCTGAAGTTCAGGCAGACCATAGATGAAATCGTCGTGTTCGTCGCGGAAATCAGTACTGAGGTCAATGACCGTAATATCGTCCGATACGTCGTTCTCGGCCATAAATGCCGCCGATGCTCCATGCCCAGAGCACAGGAAAATGGCATCGAGCCCTTCCTTAGTCAACAGCGTCGCGATTTCGTCGCCCGAATAAATCAGATCGGTATCGCCCAGCAGGTCGGTATGCGTGCTCCAGACCGGTTTGCCCGCCTGGCTTTTGCTATGCACGAATGCGATGTCGACAAATGGGTGATTGATCAGAATACGAAGCAATTCGCCACCCGTGTAGCCTGCTCCGCCAATGATACCAACGTTTATTTTCATACTTTTCTGAACCGGCCAATCTGTCGACCGATTGTTGTTTCAAGCTTACTCAATCATGCGTTTATACAGAGCAACGTGTTCGGCGGTGAATTTGTCCCACGAAAACAAAGAAGCCTGTTTTAGTCCCTTTTCCGACAGTTCGGTCCGTAGTGAGGGCGAGTTGGCAATCGTTATCATTGCCTGACAAAGATCATCCATATCGGTAGGCGAAACCCGAATGGCGGCCTGCCCGACGATCTCCGAAATAGACGGAATGTTCGACGTAATTACGGGCAAACCGCACTGCATGGCTTCGAGCGGTGGTAGCCCAAACCCTTCGTCCAACGACGGATACACGAACGCCGTTGCCCCCGTATAGATCGGCGCCAGTTCTTCGTCGGGCACAAAGCCCGTAAAAACCAGTCGCGATTTCAAAGCCGGGCTACGGCTGGCTTCGGCCAGCAGTTCGTCGAATTTCCAGCCTTTTGTTCCCACCAGCACCAGTTGCATATCGGCAGGTAGCTCGTTACTGTCGACCAGTTGACCGAATGTCCGAATCAGATGGGCGATATTTTTGCGCGGTTCCAGCGTGGCCAGACTCAGCAAATACGGGTTGTCGCCAATGCCAAATCGCTCACGAGCGGCCCGCTGCCGACCCTTGTCAACGTTTCGATGAAACAGTGCTGGCGAAGCCGCCAGCCGTATTGGAACAACCCGGTCTGGATTGATCCGGTCTAGATGGGAACTTAGGTAATTACAAAAATCGTCTTTCGTAGCCTGCGATACGGTAGTAACCCACGAATCGGGCGAGAGAGTAGCCAGCACCTGTTTTACGGTCTGCTCACCGTCGTTAAACCACTCAGGGTGTCGGATCGGAATCAGATCATGAATGGTCTGCACAGTCCGTACGTGCCGATTTTGCTGAATAGCAGCGGGTATGGGAAAAAAGGGGGAATGATAAATGGCGTTATCGGGCAATTTACTCGTTTCAAAATGAGCCATCTCCCGGTTCAATGCCCGTCGAGTCCGGTAAGCCACTTCCCGAATGGCCTTGGAAACGGTACTTCCCGGCGGAAAAGGACTCAATAAGCCATTCTCCAGCCGCGCCAGCGCCAGTTCGCCAGCCGAATTGATGAACACAGGTGCCGTGTTACCAAATTCCGTTTCGGCAAAGCGTATCGTTTCGGCCAGATGCGTAGGAGCCGCCAGCCATAGCCGAACGTCCTCAGCGCGTTGCAGACCAACAAGCAGTTGTTCTACCACGCGGCTGATTCCGGTTCGGGCCTGGCGGTGATAAAAACCGATGCCCAACGGGCTGGCATCAAGAATTATGTTCACGGATACGCTCGTAAATCATAACCTGATTGGAAGCGACTTTCGAGAAGCCCCGCACATCGTCGCCGGTCCAGGCATTGTTCATTTCGCCATAGCTGCCGAATATCGACGACATCAGGTCGTAATCCGATTCGATACCCAGCACCTGGAAACGATACGGCGCCAGATGCACGTGTACCTTACCCGTAACGTGGGCCTGCGTATCGCTCAGGAACGTTTCGATGTTCCGCATCACAGGGTCCATAAACTGACCTTCGTGCAGCATCGTACCGTACCAGTTGGCCAGTTGCTCTTTCCAGTACATCTGCCACTTGCCCAGCACGTGCTTTTCGAGGGTGTGGTGCGCTTTGATCAGAATCAGCGGAGCCGGTGCTTCGAAACCAACCCGGCCTTTGATACCGATGATGGTATCGCCCACGTGAATATCGCGCCCGATGCCAAACGGACCGGCAATTTCGGTCAGTTTGCGAATGGCATCGACCGGATTGTCGTAGGTTAGCTCCCCTACCGACGCACCCGAAATGCCTTTAATTTCGCCATGCTGAAAGGTCAGCGTGAGTGTTTCGGGTTCGGTTTTCGTTACCTGCGTTGGCCAGGCCGACTCAGGCAGAAACTGATCGGAAGTCAGCGTTTCTTTTCCGCCAACCGAGGTTCCCCACAGTCCCTTGTTGATCGAATAGGCGGCTTTGTGCCACTCCTGCACCACCCCTTTCGCTTTCAGGTATTCGATTTCGGCTTCGCGCGAAAGCCGTAGATCACGGATGGGCGTAATGATTTCAGCATCGGGAATGATAATGCGGAACGCCATATCGAAACGCACCTGGTCGTTTCCGGCCCCAGTCGATCCGTGAGCAATGGCCGAAGCGCCAATTTGCCGGGCATATTCGGCAGCGGCAATGGCCTGAAAAATCCGTTCGGCGCTCACGCTAAGCGGATAGGTATTGTTTTTCAGCACATTGCCGAACACCAGAAATTTCAGGCATTGCTGGTAGTAATCGTCGGTTTTAGAAATGGTTGCGTGCGATTTAACACCCAATGAGTATGCCCGCTCTTCAATGGCCTTCAGTTCGGCATCGGAGAAACCGCCCGTATCGACCAGCACCGAATGCACTTCCATGCCCCGATCTTCGGACAAATATTTTACGCAAAAGGAGGTATCAAGGCCTCCGCTGAAGGCAAGAACTACTTTTTTCTGAGACATTTAGACAGTGGATGCCGGATGGTAAGCCGCTAACGGTGGGCTTGTCCGCCATCAGTATAGTTTTGGAGGCACAAATATCGGGCTTGTTCCCGAAAAACCCGACTGAATTTCCATCCTTTCGTTAGCCAACCAACTTGTTGTGCTTTAGGAATTGTATTTCCCACCTGTAACCAATTAGTCAGATGCGCGGATTAAACAAAGTAACTCTCATTGGCAACCTCGGTGCCGACCCCGACTACCAACAACTCGATGGCTCCATAGCGGTTGCCAAATTAACGTTGGCTACTACCGAGGCCTATAAAGACCGAAACGGTTAATCCCAATACAACACCGAATGGCACACGGTAGTGCTATGGCGCAGCCTGGCCGACCTCGCCCACAAATACCTACAGAAAGGCAGCCTTGTGTATATTGACGGTAAATTGAAGACACGGTACTATGACGACAAAGACGGCAACCGCCGATATGTAACCGAAATAGTAGCCGAACAACTCATTATGCTGGATCGAAAAGCCGATCCAGGGGCCAGTGAACTCCCTTAATTTGTTTCGTTTATTCCTCAAATCAAGTTGTATTTACGAAACTAACTATGCCTAATATCCTGAAAATCAATCATCATAATAAAGACCGAATCAAGGTTGATTTTCCTTACAATCGGGAAATGGCGGCTATACTTCGGCAAATACCCGATGCCAGGTGGAGTCGCACCCACAGGGCCTGGCACATCCCTTACAATCAGCAGGCATTCAATCAGTTAAAGGCCCTATTTCCCGATATTACTATCGTAGAGCAGGAACAACCGTTGACCGAACACACTGAGAATTTATCAACGCCTGCTCCTGAAACCAAACCGACGGGCATAAAACCTGAGCCTACATTGTTGCCCAGCACAATGGGAGTAATTATTGAGAAATTAGGCAACAAAATCCTCATCAGAATGCCTAAAAACGACATTGACGTTCGGTTTATACTCGGTTTTCAGTTTGTTCGCTGGGATAAACAAGGCCGCTTCTGGACGGTGCCCGACTACAAAGACAACTTTCTGCAAATTCAGACCTATTTCGGTAGTCGAATTTCACAAATCATTGAACATCAATCAGTAATACAACCTAATCAGTCTCCACAACTCGCTGGCGTATCTGCTGGCGAAGTACTAATTTATCGCCATAATGCTACCCGATTGCGTCTTATTTTTGGCTACCACTCCGCTCTTGTTAAGGTTATCAAATCCTTACCATTCTGCAAGTGGGATGCTAAAAACAAATGGTGGACCTTGCCCTATTCCGACAGGATTGTTAGTCAAATCCGGGAAGCAGCCGCCCAGCATAATCTGTCTGTTCGCTATCAGGAAAACACCGACATCGTTGACCGAGTACCCCGCCCGTCGGCTTCGTCAATAGCCAACTATAGGCCATGCCCAGAAAGCTATCTACTGAAAATGAAGGAATTAAGATATAGTCAGCAGACGCTAAAAAACTATGTCAGCTTGTTTGAGGAGTTCATCAACTACTACCCCACCGACGATATTGACCAGATAGACGACCGTAAGATTATCGCTTTTTGTCAGTATCTGGTCATTGACCGTAAGGTATCGGCCTCGCACCAAAACCAGGCCATCAATGCCATTAAGTTTTATTATGAGAAAGTACTGGGTGGCAAACGAAAGCTCTACACCCTACAACGTCCTCCCAAAGAGCGTCAGCTACCCACAGTGCTTAGTAGCGACGAAATTACCCGCATCTTTGCTCAGGTCAAAAACCTTAAGTGCCGTATTGATGCTCATTTACTCGTCTGGCTTGCGTATTAGCGAAGCCATAAATCTACAAATCAAGGACATAGACTCAAGTCGGATGCAGATACGGATTGAGCAATCAAAAGGCAAAAAAGACCGATATACGCTTCTCTCTCAAAAAATGCTGATACTACTCCGTGAGTATTATCGTCAATACAAACCCGTAAATTACCTGTTTGAGGGTCAGGACAGCCCCACTTATTCCACTAAAAGCATTCAACTAGTGCTAAAACGGGCCTGTGAGCAGGCATGCATCAAAAAGCACGTAACCGTGCATACGCTGCGCCACTCATTTGCCACACATCTACTCGAAAACGGAACCGACCTGCGATACATCCAACTCCTGCTAGGACACGAAAGCAGCAAGACTACCGAGATTTATACCCACCTGACTACCAAAGGGTTCGATCAGATAAAAAGTCCGTTAGATGATTTGGACATTTAGTCAGAAATGCTATGTTTGGTACGGCAACCCGTAGTCAGGTTATGAAGGCTCTGTATCAATCTAGAGCTAAGGCACTCCCAGACATAGCCGATATTTACGAAAGTTTGCCTGAAAGTAAAGAGACTTCCGTAAATACCAATGTTAGCACCAATTTTATGAAACGTCAACTAATAATCAACATAGGACTAATTTTAACAATGACAAGTTGTGCTGTG harbors:
- a CDS encoding SDR family oxidoreductase; translation: MFSLDNKTALVTGGASGIGLAITQTFADAGATVHILEINQELAQQVVSDITESGGKVQAHTVDVSDQAQVVALINQIAEQGPIHILVNNAGVAHVGQADTTSEADFDRIFRINVKGVYNCLYATIPHFKANGGGVILNMASVAASVGIPDRFAYSMSKGAVLTMTLSVAKDYLKDNIRCNCISPGRVHTPFVDGFLAKNYPGREAEMFEKLSKTQPIGRMAQPKEVGALALYLCSDEGSFITGTDYPIDGGFIRLNT
- a CDS encoding altronate dehydratase family protein; protein product: MSARVLKVHPADNVIVALRNLSAGEQIEFENTVYELPYAVGAKHKFVTEDRQIGDPIIMYGVLVGKATQPIRRGEPITTFNLKHDADRYGLDKKQPYSWQPPNVSMWQGRTFMGYHRADGSVGTRNYWLVVPLVFCENRNVLILKDAFERELGYAQPETYREQVHELLSLYRAGDLSTIKKMEPFVDESQNKTLNHTRQQSSRPFRNIDGIKFLTHEMGCGGTRQDSAYLCSLLAGFINNPNVAGATVLSLGCQHLQVDMISAEIKRQNPKFDKPLLLFEQQAGTEYALMSQAVKETFLGLVEVNKLERQPAPLSALTVGLKCGGSDGFSGISANPAIGHLSDIIVELGGKTVLAEFPELNGVEQELINRTLEEAKAQKFIDLMGTYSAQAEAVGSGFDMNPSPGNIKDGLITDAIKSAGAAKKGGTAPVADVLDYAEPVTTPGLNLLCTPGNDVEATTGMAGSGTNVILFTTGLGTPTGNPVSPVVKISTNTALKNRMPDVIDFDSGPIVDGQQTIEQNANALLEYIIHLASGDEITQAERLGQDDFIPWKRGVSL
- the ade gene encoding adenine deaminase, with amino-acid sequence MPTANILNLFDQTVYYGTLTVENGRIARVERLGPERPDEPYILPGFVDAHVHVESSLLTPPQFARLAVVHGTVATVSDPHEIGNVLGVAGVEYMLREAERVPFKFMFGAPSCVPATTFETAGATIGVRDVRYLLGLKEIGYLAEMMNFPGVLHEDPEVMAKIALANAFNKPIDGHAPGLTGADAQRYIDAGITTDHECFTYEEGLDKARRGMNILIREGSAARNFEALIPLLAEFPEQIMFCSDDKHPDTLAIGHINQLVLRALAKGHSLWNVLRAACLNPVLHYRLPVGLLREGDTADYIIVDNLQNFQIRQTVIDGQIVAEDGQSNIPDLRSQHVNQFNCEPKTADEFAVVAEAGSDQIRVIEALDGQLITNELQLTPKIINGQIIPDLEQDILKLVVVNRYQNVPPAVAFIKNVGLKHGAIASSVGHDSHNITAVGCNDESICQAINLVIEAKGGLSAVAGTPPHEHDTEIMSRRAFLHLTTTPETQLLPLPVAGLMTDTDGYDVAAQYATLDLFAKQELGSTLSAPFMTLSFMALLVIPALKLSDKGLFNGNAFTFSPLQIVK
- a CDS encoding sigma-70 family RNA polymerase sigma factor; the encoded protein is MPRSRTQNGPDDETLWNQFRNGDENAFAQLYQNYVQTLYHYCAHFATDRALIKDCIHDLFVELWKHRTTIGPTTSVRFYLMASIKRKLVRHLTAEQKLISQDDVSNGRRVGDTLPGADPSHENLLISYEEDSYMNDCLHQALEKLPRRQREAVHLRYFQNMSNEEISTLMQINIQSVYNLIFGAMSNLKRYITPENVSL
- a CDS encoding replication-associated recombination protein A, which translates into the protein MNTDSTPLPERVRPRTLNDIIGQQKLMGPNGALRRAVDAGRLPSMILWGPPGVGKTTMALLLAEAVKRPFIALSAINSGVKEIRDVLSRPSGMFPPVVFIDEIHRFNKSQQDALLGAVEKGQITLIGATTENPSFEVNSALLSRCQVYILEALSRDELIQVVDRAIAQDAFLQSKQISVESYDALLRLSGGDGRKLLNLLELVASAHVSAEPLIITDEGVTTVAQQNIARYDKSGEQHYDIISAFIKSLRGSDPNAALYWMARMIVAGEDPVFIARRMLILASEDIGNANPTAMIMASEAVQAIKAIGMPEGRIILSQVAVYLATSPKSNASYVAIDDAIALAEQTAHLPVPLHLRNAPTKLMKQIGYGKEYQYAHSYEGNFVQQNFLPDDLKGRKLYEPGHNTREAEIRRNLQKWWGEWYEY